A genome region from Halorussus pelagicus includes the following:
- a CDS encoding SAM hydrolase/SAM-dependent halogenase family protein encodes MITLASDFGTPYPAAMKGVMLQRTDVRLVDVGHDFPRQDVRTAAFWLREVLPYFPPAVHLVVVDPGVGTERAALAVRAGDHALVGPDNGVLLPAARELAEREGADVEVFEVEYADPESSTFHGRDVFAPAAAAIHEVGVESLHEREDVAAVGDYENLRFPEPSLDGETALGEVLVVDGFGNAVTNLPGELLDGREEVAVGSESAPVARAYAELEPGERLVTVGSHGNVELAVNRGRGDEAFGVSVGDNVQIE; translated from the coding sequence GATAACGCTCGCTTCGGACTTCGGCACGCCCTACCCCGCCGCGATGAAGGGCGTGATGCTACAGCGAACCGACGTGCGACTGGTGGATGTCGGCCACGACTTCCCCCGACAGGACGTGCGGACCGCGGCGTTCTGGCTTCGAGAGGTTCTGCCGTACTTCCCGCCCGCGGTCCACCTCGTCGTCGTGGACCCCGGCGTCGGCACCGAGCGCGCCGCCCTCGCTGTGCGGGCGGGCGACCACGCGCTCGTCGGTCCCGACAACGGCGTCCTGCTTCCCGCGGCCCGCGAGTTGGCCGAGCGCGAGGGCGCAGACGTGGAGGTTTTTGAAGTCGAATACGCCGACCCGGAGAGTTCGACATTCCACGGGCGAGACGTGTTCGCGCCCGCCGCCGCCGCGATTCACGAGGTCGGCGTCGAGAGCCTCCACGAGCGCGAGGACGTGGCGGCCGTCGGCGACTACGAGAACCTGCGCTTTCCGGAGCCATCACTCGACGGCGAGACGGCGCTCGGCGAAGTCCTCGTCGTGGACGGCTTCGGCAACGCCGTGACGAACCTCCCCGGCGAACTGCTCGACGGCCGGGAAGAGGTCGCCGTCGGCAGCGAGTCCGCGCCCGTCGCGCGGGCCTACGCGGAACTCGAACCGGGCGAACGACTCGTCACGGTCGGAAGCCACGGCAACGTCGAGTTGGCGGTGAACCGCGGCCGCGGCGACGAGGCGTTCGGCGTCTCGGTCGGCGACAACGTGCAAATCGAGTGA
- a CDS encoding DUF7520 family protein produces the protein MNTDSTISSRPIFAAVSVIVVLLAGGIGAVVGASGQERSVAMDLLGVVSFQMTPVSMAAFGMTVTASVLALLFGLVTVAARYDDAGKGV, from the coding sequence GTGAACACCGACTCGACGATTTCGAGCCGACCGATTTTCGCCGCCGTCTCCGTCATCGTCGTCCTCTTGGCGGGCGGTATCGGCGCCGTCGTCGGCGCGTCCGGACAGGAGCGGTCCGTGGCGATGGACCTGCTCGGCGTCGTCTCGTTCCAGATGACGCCCGTCTCGATGGCCGCGTTCGGCATGACCGTGACCGCGAGCGTGCTGGCGCTTCTGTTCGGTCTCGTGACCGTCGCGGCCCGGTACGACGACGCTGGCAAGGGTGTCTGA
- the pyrF gene encoding orotidine-5'-phosphate decarboxylase, which translates to MTAFFDRLADRIADIDSIVSVGLDPDTDRLPDEVRDADLPRWEFNRRIIDATHEHAAVFKPNAAFYEDPEGWRALERTVEYARETGVPVLLDAKRADIGNTSRQYAKVLDSVDAVTLNPFLGRDSLAPFLDREDAGCFLLCRTSNPGGADVQELELADGGLVYERVADLASEWNDNGNVGLVVGATTPDELRTVRERVPDLPFLVPGVGAQGGDADAAATYAMATNGAGLVNSTRGIIFAGEDSERSYADAAEEAARNLKERLNRYR; encoded by the coding sequence ATGACCGCGTTCTTCGATAGACTCGCCGACCGCATCGCGGACATCGACAGCATCGTCTCGGTGGGACTCGACCCCGACACCGACCGCTTGCCCGACGAAGTTCGGGACGCCGACCTGCCGCGCTGGGAGTTCAACCGCCGCATCATCGACGCGACCCACGAACACGCCGCCGTGTTCAAGCCCAACGCGGCGTTCTACGAGGACCCCGAGGGCTGGCGGGCCTTGGAGCGGACCGTCGAGTACGCCCGCGAGACGGGCGTTCCGGTCCTGCTCGACGCCAAGCGCGCGGACATCGGCAACACCTCGCGGCAGTACGCGAAGGTTCTGGACTCGGTGGACGCCGTCACGCTCAACCCCTTCCTCGGCCGGGACTCGCTCGCGCCGTTCCTCGACCGCGAGGACGCCGGGTGTTTCCTGCTCTGTCGGACCTCCAACCCCGGCGGCGCGGACGTACAGGAGTTGGAACTCGCCGACGGCGGACTGGTCTACGAGCGCGTCGCCGACCTCGCCAGCGAGTGGAACGACAACGGTAACGTGGGTCTCGTCGTGGGCGCGACGACGCCCGACGAACTCCGAACTGTCCGCGAGCGCGTCCCCGACCTCCCGTTTCTCGTGCCCGGCGTCGGCGCGCAGGGCGGCGACGCCGATGCCGCGGCGACCTACGCGATGGCCACGAACGGCGCGGGACTGGTCAACTCCACGCGGGGAATAATCTTCGCGGGAGAGGACTCCGAGCGGTCGTACGCCGACGCCGCCGAGGAGGCCGCACGGAACCTGAAAGAGCGTCTGAACCGGTATCGTTGA
- a CDS encoding GHMP family kinase ATP-binding protein, producing MRAFAPGSVTAVFAPAETADQSKGASVAIADGVVADVTPHDDPRADPLVTVDGERTDFDPVERALRKLDVPARADLIAKIPIGRGFGASGAATLAAVVAANAEFGLDRSREQLVELAHRAEVEAGTGLGDVFVQNRGGLVVGDGGDPRKYERETPIEYASFGPIATEEALADEDLMARVAREGSATIDALPDDLSLARLTRDSWQFARAIGLPTEAVRETVAEVESAGGVASMAMVGETVFAVGVEGVLDRRTEVCSEGAQLR from the coding sequence ATGCGAGCGTTCGCCCCCGGAAGCGTCACCGCCGTCTTCGCGCCCGCCGAGACCGCAGACCAGTCGAAGGGCGCGAGCGTGGCTATCGCCGACGGCGTGGTCGCCGACGTGACGCCCCACGACGACCCGCGCGCCGACCCCCTCGTCACGGTCGATGGCGAGCGAACCGACTTCGACCCCGTAGAGCGCGCGCTCCGGAAACTGGACGTACCAGCGCGCGCCGACCTCATCGCCAAGATTCCCATCGGCCGGGGGTTCGGTGCAAGCGGGGCCGCAACTCTCGCCGCTGTCGTCGCCGCGAACGCCGAGTTCGGACTCGACCGCTCGCGCGAGCAACTGGTCGAACTCGCCCACCGCGCGGAAGTCGAGGCAGGGACCGGTCTCGGCGACGTGTTCGTCCAGAACCGCGGCGGTCTGGTCGTCGGCGACGGCGGCGACCCTCGAAAATACGAGCGCGAGACACCCATCGAGTACGCCTCGTTCGGTCCTATCGCCACCGAGGAGGCGCTGGCCGACGAGGACTTGATGGCCCGCGTCGCCCGCGAGGGGTCGGCCACTATCGACGCGCTCCCTGACGACCTCTCGCTGGCGCGTCTAACCCGCGACTCGTGGCAGTTCGCGCGAGCCATCGGCCTACCGACCGAGGCGGTCCGCGAGACCGTCGCCGAGGTGGAGTCGGCGGGCGGTGTCGCCAGCATGGCGATGGTCGGCGAGACGGTGTTCGCGGTGGGCGTCGAGGGCGTGTTGGACCGTCGGACCGAAGTGTGTTCGGAGGGCGCGCAACTGCGGTGA
- the thsA gene encoding thermosome subunit alpha, which produces MGGRPMFILSEDTERTQGRDAQSSNISAGKAVSEAVRTTLGPRGMDKMLVTDTGDVTITNDGATILNTMDIEHPAAQMIVEVAEAQEDEVGDGTTTAAVLAGELLSKAESLLDDDVHPTTIVEGYAAARDIALDAIDGLVREEELTDDLLRQVAESSMTGKGTGDVTTDKLADEVVRAIRHVEDEAGVSRDEVRVHTRTGGSSSATELVPGVISDAEPLHDNMPLEVADATIAVIDEKFGVRETEIDAEYSVESVEQLTAAMDAEDRELREYADALAEAGVDVVVSTDSIDDRPAAYLADAGILAFESVDDDEAAAIASATGASRTSKVADIEDADLGAAETVRVRTFGDDDLAFVEGGQAAETVTMLVRGGTEHVVDELERALSDALDVVTAALDSGGVVAGAGATEIVVADRVREEAASIQGRKQLAVEAFADAVDVLPRTLAENTGMDPIDGLVDLRAANEERAGRAGLIATGQHGEVGDPVEAGVLDPAAVKREAVESATEAATMIARIDDVIAAE; this is translated from the coding sequence ATGGGCGGACGACCAATGTTCATCCTCTCGGAGGATACCGAGCGAACGCAGGGCAGAGACGCTCAGTCGTCGAACATCTCCGCGGGAAAGGCGGTCAGCGAGGCCGTACGCACGACGCTCGGACCGCGCGGAATGGACAAGATGTTGGTCACGGACACCGGCGACGTGACCATCACCAACGACGGCGCGACCATCCTGAACACGATGGATATCGAACACCCCGCGGCCCAGATGATAGTCGAAGTCGCCGAGGCTCAAGAGGACGAGGTGGGCGACGGCACAACCACGGCCGCGGTCCTCGCGGGCGAACTGCTCTCGAAGGCAGAGAGCCTGCTGGACGACGACGTACACCCGACGACAATCGTCGAGGGGTACGCAGCGGCCCGCGACATCGCGCTCGACGCAATCGATGGTCTCGTGCGCGAAGAGGAACTGACCGACGACCTGCTGAGACAGGTGGCCGAGTCGAGCATGACGGGCAAGGGGACTGGCGACGTGACGACCGACAAACTGGCTGACGAAGTAGTCCGAGCAATCCGCCACGTCGAGGACGAGGCGGGCGTGAGCCGCGACGAGGTTCGCGTCCACACCCGGACCGGCGGATCGTCGTCCGCCACGGAACTCGTACCGGGCGTCATCAGCGACGCCGAACCGCTCCACGACAACATGCCCCTCGAAGTCGCGGACGCGACCATCGCGGTCATAGACGAGAAGTTCGGCGTCCGCGAGACCGAAATCGACGCCGAGTACAGCGTCGAGAGCGTCGAGCAACTCACCGCCGCCATGGACGCCGAGGACCGCGAACTGCGCGAGTACGCCGACGCGCTCGCCGAGGCGGGCGTGGACGTGGTGGTCTCGACCGACTCCATCGACGACCGCCCGGCCGCCTACCTCGCGGACGCGGGCATCCTCGCGTTCGAGAGCGTGGACGACGACGAGGCCGCCGCTATCGCGTCGGCGACCGGCGCGAGCAGGACGAGCAAGGTCGCGGACATCGAGGACGCCGACCTCGGCGCGGCCGAGACGGTCCGCGTCCGGACGTTCGGCGACGACGACCTCGCGTTCGTAGAAGGCGGCCAAGCCGCCGAGACGGTCACGATGCTCGTCCGTGGTGGCACCGAACACGTCGTGGACGAACTCGAACGCGCGCTCTCGGACGCGCTAGACGTGGTGACCGCGGCGCTCGACTCCGGCGGCGTGGTCGCGGGCGCTGGCGCGACCGAAATCGTCGTCGCCGACCGCGTCCGCGAGGAGGCCGCCAGTATCCAGGGCCGCAAGCAACTCGCCGTCGAAGCCTTCGCCGACGCCGTGGACGTACTCCCACGCACGCTCGCGGAGAACACCGGCATGGACCCGATAGACGGACTGGTGGACCTCCGGGCCGCCAACGAGGAGCGCGCGGGCCGGGCCGGTCTCATCGCCACGGGCCAGCACGGCGAGGTCGGCGACCCCGTTGAGGCGGGCGTTCTCGACCCCGCCGCGGTCAAGCGCGAGGCGGTCGAGTCGGCCACCGAGGCCGCGACGATGATCGCCCGTATCGACGACGTGATTGCGGCGGAGTAA
- the katG gene encoding catalase/peroxidase HPI — protein MSTHDWWPDQLDLEILDDNDRSFGPYDEDFDYAEEFQTLDLEEVKADLEDVMTTSKDWWPADYGHYGPLFIRMAWHSAGTYRTSDGRGGASEGAQRLAPLNSWPDNANLDKARRLLLPVKQKYGRKLSWADLMILAGNVAIESMGAKTFGFAGGREDAFKPDDAVDWGPENEWEASERFDEDGELQDGLGATVMGLIYVNPEGPDGNPDPEASAENIRESFSRMAMNDEETVALIAGGHTFGKVHGADDPDEHVGPEPEAAPIEAQGLGWESDYGSGKGQDTITSGIEGPWTQAPTQWGTGYLDNLLDYEWAAQKGPGGAWQWIPVDEELRDAAPAAHEDGETETPMMLTTDIALKRDPDYREIVERFQENPMEFGINFAKAWYKLTHRDMGPPERFLGPEVPDEEMLWQDPLPDADYDLVGDEEVAELKAEILDSELSTSQLVKTAWAAASTYRDSDKRGGANGARIRLEPQNNWEVNEPEQLETVLETLEEIQAEFNGSRSDETRVSLADLTVLGGTAAVEQAAADAGYDVEIPFEPGRTDASQEQTDVESFEALKPEVDGFRNYFGGEYDRPAEELLVDKADLLNLTASEMTVLVGGMRALDANYQQSEYGVFTDRPGTLTNDFFVNLLDMGTEWEPVSDADGVYEGIDRDTGEVEWTATRADLIFGSNSRLRAIAETYGSDDAEEKFVRDFAETWSKIMKLDRFDLE, from the coding sequence ATGTCTACCCACGACTGGTGGCCGGATCAGTTGGACTTGGAGATTCTCGACGACAACGACCGTAGCTTCGGTCCGTACGACGAAGACTTCGACTACGCCGAGGAGTTCCAGACGCTCGACCTCGAAGAGGTGAAGGCGGACCTCGAAGATGTGATGACGACCTCGAAAGACTGGTGGCCAGCGGACTACGGCCACTACGGCCCGCTCTTCATCCGGATGGCGTGGCACAGCGCCGGTACGTATCGTACCAGCGACGGCCGCGGCGGCGCGTCCGAGGGTGCCCAGCGCCTCGCGCCGCTCAACAGTTGGCCCGACAACGCGAACCTCGACAAGGCGCGCCGACTGCTCCTGCCGGTCAAGCAGAAGTACGGTCGCAAGCTCTCGTGGGCCGACCTGATGATTCTGGCCGGGAACGTCGCCATCGAATCGATGGGAGCTAAGACGTTCGGCTTTGCTGGCGGACGCGAGGACGCGTTCAAGCCCGACGACGCCGTCGATTGGGGTCCCGAGAACGAGTGGGAGGCCTCCGAGCGCTTCGACGAGGACGGAGAACTTCAAGACGGGCTCGGTGCCACCGTGATGGGTCTCATCTACGTGAATCCCGAGGGACCGGACGGCAACCCCGACCCCGAGGCGTCCGCGGAGAACATCCGCGAGTCGTTCAGCCGAATGGCGATGAACGACGAGGAGACCGTCGCGCTCATCGCTGGCGGACACACGTTCGGGAAGGTCCACGGTGCCGACGACCCCGACGAACACGTCGGTCCGGAACCCGAAGCGGCCCCCATCGAGGCGCAGGGTCTCGGCTGGGAGAGCGACTACGGCTCGGGCAAAGGTCAGGACACAATCACCAGCGGTATCGAGGGTCCGTGGACGCAGGCACCGACCCAGTGGGGCACGGGCTACCTCGACAACCTGCTCGACTACGAGTGGGCGGCCCAGAAGGGTCCCGGCGGCGCGTGGCAGTGGATTCCGGTTGACGAAGAACTCCGCGACGCCGCACCCGCCGCTCACGAGGACGGCGAGACGGAGACGCCGATGATGCTGACGACGGACATCGCCCTGAAGCGCGACCCGGACTACCGGGAAATCGTCGAGCGCTTCCAAGAGAACCCGATGGAGTTCGGCATCAACTTCGCCAAGGCGTGGTACAAGCTGACTCACCGCGACATGGGACCGCCCGAGCGGTTCCTCGGCCCCGAGGTTCCGGACGAGGAGATGCTGTGGCAGGACCCGCTCCCCGACGCCGACTACGACCTCGTCGGTGACGAGGAGGTCGCCGAACTCAAAGCGGAAATTCTCGACTCGGAACTGTCCACCTCCCAACTCGTCAAGACCGCGTGGGCGGCGGCATCGACGTACCGCGACAGCGACAAGCGCGGCGGCGCGAACGGAGCGCGCATCCGCCTCGAACCGCAGAACAACTGGGAAGTGAACGAACCCGAACAGTTGGAGACGGTACTGGAGACCCTCGAAGAGATTCAGGCCGAGTTCAACGGTTCGCGGTCCGACGAGACGCGGGTCTCGCTCGCCGACCTCACCGTGCTGGGCGGCACCGCGGCCGTCGAGCAGGCGGCCGCGGACGCCGGGTACGATGTGGAAATCCCGTTCGAACCGGGCCGGACCGACGCCTCGCAGGAGCAGACCGATGTCGAATCCTTCGAGGCGCTCAAGCCCGAAGTTGACGGGTTCCGTAACTACTTCGGCGGCGAGTACGACCGACCGGCCGAGGAGTTGCTGGTGGACAAGGCCGACCTCCTGAACCTGACGGCGTCCGAGATGACGGTTCTGGTCGGCGGCATGCGCGCGCTGGACGCGAACTACCAGCAGTCCGAGTACGGCGTCTTCACCGACCGACCGGGCACGCTGACCAACGACTTCTTCGTGAACCTGCTCGACATGGGCACGGAGTGGGAACCGGTCTCCGACGCCGACGGAGTGTACGAGGGAATCGACCGCGACACGGGTGAAGTCGAGTGGACGGCCACTCGCGCGGACCTCATCTTCGGGTCGAACTCCCGACTTCGAGCCATCGCGGAGACCTACGGCAGCGACGACGCCGAAGAGAAGTTCGTCCGCGACTTCGCGGAGACGTGGAGCAAGATCATGAAACTCGACCGCTTCGACTTGGAGTAG
- a CDS encoding amidohydrolase family protein, with protein MLELEHRFRVVDVHARLDAGGVQTRGRAISPDRLEREMHQAGVVRSVVFPGPRDGGSYVSANNAVARRSVDRPFLAFARINGPRDSGDRASSRLRNLTARRKEHHTSPEDVEQYAYDDRFHGFKLNPAEDGLPDEETLDQLEDVGLPVLVHGGEGFSPTAVSETLLSRSLPVVLAHFGGHPLNRDLMSEAVDMLESHDTCYLDTSYVRYRDLLERAMMEHPDRVLFGSGAPSSHPNVAVMEILTLDVPEDAMRKVFDKNARRVLGDSLPEDF; from the coding sequence ATGCTGGAGTTGGAGCATCGTTTCCGGGTGGTGGACGTACACGCGCGCCTCGACGCCGGGGGCGTCCAGACCCGCGGGCGGGCAATTAGTCCAGACAGATTAGAGCGAGAGATGCATCAAGCGGGCGTCGTCCGGTCGGTGGTGTTCCCCGGCCCGCGCGACGGCGGAAGCTACGTCAGCGCGAACAACGCCGTCGCGCGCCGAAGCGTGGACCGACCGTTTCTGGCGTTCGCCCGCATCAACGGACCGCGCGACTCCGGCGACCGGGCGTCCTCGCGGCTACGAAACCTCACCGCCCGCCGGAAAGAGCATCACACGTCTCCAGAGGACGTAGAGCAGTACGCCTACGACGACCGATTTCACGGGTTCAAGCTGAACCCGGCCGAGGACGGTCTGCCCGACGAGGAGACTCTCGACCAGTTGGAGGACGTGGGCCTGCCGGTTCTCGTCCACGGCGGCGAGGGATTCTCGCCGACCGCGGTCAGCGAGACCCTACTCTCGCGGTCGTTGCCCGTCGTGCTGGCGCACTTCGGGGGCCACCCCCTCAACCGCGACCTGATGAGCGAGGCGGTGGACATGTTGGAGTCACACGACACCTGCTACCTCGACACGAGTTACGTCCGGTATCGGGACCTGTTGGAGCGCGCGATGATGGAACACCCCGACCGCGTGCTGTTCGGCAGCGGCGCGCCCAGTTCTCATCCCAACGTGGCGGTCATGGAGATTCTGACCCTCGACGTGCCCGAAGACGCCATGCGAAAGGTGTTCGACAAGAACGCCCGGCGGGTCCTCGGCGACTCGCTCCCCGAGGACTTCTGA
- a CDS encoding DUF7344 domain-containing protein, whose product MADNGENGSDANDGHDGERDHEDCEEKREEENERRENCERCDRADSRADPPAGNVTLSLDATLELLANHDRRAIISYLRDASRRTATADELADHLVERRAERTGERPGRSHVLSTLHHIHIPKMVDAGVVDYDARTQEIRYWGSDRLERWHERIETSDEQ is encoded by the coding sequence ATGGCAGACAACGGGGAGAACGGAAGCGACGCGAACGACGGCCACGACGGCGAGCGAGACCACGAGGACTGCGAGGAGAAGCGAGAAGAGGAAAACGAGAGGCGAGAGAACTGCGAGAGATGCGACCGCGCGGACTCGCGCGCCGACCCACCGGCCGGGAACGTGACGCTCTCGCTCGATGCGACGCTCGAACTCCTCGCTAACCACGACCGGCGTGCGATTATCTCCTACCTCCGGGACGCGTCCCGCCGGACCGCGACGGCGGACGAACTGGCCGACCACCTCGTCGAGCGACGCGCCGAGCGAACCGGCGAGCGCCCCGGCCGGAGCCACGTCCTTTCGACGCTCCATCACATCCACATCCCGAAGATGGTTGACGCGGGCGTAGTTGACTACGACGCCCGAACGCAGGAAATTCGCTACTGGGGAAGCGACAGACTCGAACGCTGGCACGAACGCATCGAGACCAGCGACGAGCAGTAG
- a CDS encoding glycosyltransferase family 2 protein: MELSVVVPTLNGRERLASCLDALAAHAPDAEVVVVNGPSADGTTGMIRERDDVDVLVEVSDRKLNVARNAGLLTASGDAVALVGQDNAVEPSWTEGVHDALEGDDADVVTGPVHRSVRAGVTTESEECRTIDGREVTYFDGGNVAFTREAIESADGFDEYLVTGGARDCAHRLAANDYEVMWSSSVSVRHNDGDDGDEEDDDRDWGWKYRALAYRLVKNYGPRPGIFGRTLKDAVSDAASNAADVVRGEQAPSGWFGTGKRVTKNIAVGAKDGLWARFKDRSDARNPYGLSMRADRAVEVYDWRTDPETLDEPEQKR; this comes from the coding sequence ATGGAGCTATCCGTGGTGGTTCCGACGCTCAACGGCCGCGAGCGTCTCGCGTCCTGTCTCGACGCGCTCGCGGCCCACGCTCCCGACGCCGAAGTGGTCGTCGTCAACGGCCCTTCGGCCGACGGGACCACCGGGATGATACGAGAGCGCGACGACGTGGACGTGCTGGTCGAGGTCTCCGACCGGAAGCTCAACGTCGCTCGCAACGCCGGTCTCTTGACCGCCAGCGGCGACGCCGTGGCGCTGGTCGGACAAGACAACGCGGTCGAACCGTCGTGGACCGAGGGCGTCCACGACGCGCTCGAAGGCGACGACGCCGACGTGGTGACTGGACCGGTCCACCGCTCGGTCCGTGCGGGCGTGACCACCGAGTCCGAGGAGTGTCGAACCATCGACGGGCGGGAGGTAACCTACTTCGACGGCGGGAACGTCGCGTTCACCCGCGAGGCCATCGAATCGGCCGACGGCTTCGACGAGTATCTCGTCACTGGCGGCGCGCGCGACTGCGCGCACCGACTCGCCGCCAACGACTACGAGGTAATGTGGTCGTCGTCAGTCTCCGTGAGACACAACGACGGCGACGACGGCGACGAGGAAGACGACGACCGCGACTGGGGGTGGAAGTACCGCGCGCTGGCGTACCGACTCGTGAAGAACTACGGCCCGCGGCCCGGCATCTTCGGGCGGACGCTCAAAGACGCGGTGTCCGACGCGGCGTCAAACGCGGCCGACGTAGTTCGGGGCGAACAGGCTCCCTCGGGGTGGTTCGGAACCGGCAAGCGCGTGACCAAAAACATCGCTGTCGGCGCCAAGGACGGTCTCTGGGCGCGGTTCAAAGACCGAAGCGACGCCAGAAACCCCTACGGTCTCTCGATGCGGGCCGACCGGGCCGTCGAGGTGTACGACTGGCGGACCGACCCCGAGACGCTGGACGAACCCGAACAGAAACGGTGA
- a CDS encoding class I SAM-dependent methyltransferase: MKGAEWYQADEVAEEYEDKRFSRGGRLIDRREKKAVLDAIGPLEDQKVLELACGTGRFTVMLAERGADIVGLDISAAMLQQGRQKARNAGVADHLEFMRGDAGRLPFPDDHFDTVFAMRFFHLADTPATFLSEMRRVAKERVVFDTFNARSTRSVYNWLLPMGSHLYSREDVDKLLDEADLHLVDAEHDWILPYGFYRKIPGAIAGPIRNMDTSIGESPVGDYFASVSYWNARVE, from the coding sequence GTGAAAGGAGCGGAGTGGTATCAGGCCGACGAGGTCGCCGAGGAGTACGAAGACAAGCGATTCTCCCGCGGTGGGCGGCTAATCGACCGCCGGGAGAAGAAGGCCGTCCTCGACGCTATCGGCCCGCTGGAGGACCAAAAGGTGCTGGAGCTAGCCTGCGGTACCGGCAGATTCACCGTCATGTTGGCCGAGCGCGGGGCCGACATCGTCGGGTTGGATATCTCTGCCGCGATGCTCCAACAGGGCCGCCAGAAGGCCCGGAACGCGGGGGTCGCCGACCACCTCGAGTTCATGCGCGGCGACGCGGGTCGGTTACCGTTTCCCGACGACCATTTCGACACTGTGTTCGCCATGCGATTTTTCCATCTCGCGGACACGCCCGCGACCTTCCTCTCGGAGATGCGTCGAGTCGCCAAGGAACGAGTCGTCTTCGACACGTTCAACGCCCGGAGTACCCGGAGCGTCTACAACTGGTTGCTTCCGATGGGGTCGCACCTCTACTCGCGCGAGGACGTTGACAAACTGTTAGACGAGGCCGACCTTCACCTCGTGGATGCCGAACACGACTGGATACTGCCCTACGGCTTTTATCGAAAGATTCCGGGGGCTATCGCGGGACCGATTCGGAACATGGATACGTCAATCGGCGAGTCACCAGTCGGCGACTACTTTGCGTCAGTCTCCTACTGGAACGCCCGCGTCGAGTGA
- a CDS encoding PPOX class F420-dependent oxidoreductase, with protein sequence MESIPESFHDLFERETFANFATLMPEGTPQVTPVWIDRDEDDHLLVNTARGRRKAKNVERDPKVGVCVMDPDDPYRYVSVRGEVVEVTEDGAIEHIDELARRYMGVEEYPNHGEESGPRVLVRIRPDRVVTSGE encoded by the coding sequence ATGGAGTCGATTCCCGAGTCGTTCCACGACTTATTCGAGCGCGAGACGTTCGCCAACTTCGCCACCCTGATGCCCGAGGGGACCCCGCAGGTGACGCCGGTCTGGATAGACCGCGACGAGGACGACCACCTGCTGGTCAACACCGCTCGCGGTCGCCGGAAGGCCAAGAACGTCGAACGCGACCCCAAGGTCGGCGTCTGCGTGATGGACCCCGACGACCCGTACCGATACGTCTCGGTCCGGGGCGAGGTGGTCGAAGTCACCGAGGACGGCGCAATCGAACACATCGACGAACTCGCGCGGCGCTACATGGGCGTCGAGGAGTACCCCAACCACGGCGAGGAGTCGGGTCCGCGAGTCCTCGTCAGAATCCGGCCCGACCGCGTCGTCACGAGCGGCGAGTAG
- a CDS encoding MarR family transcriptional regulator, translated as MSTTTDEPPVAEPLSDDFRDRLRELPPSAKLVAKVLETDSPLSQGQLAEESLLPDRTVRYALNRLEEQDLVDSRYSFQDARKQVYFLDR; from the coding sequence ATGAGCACGACCACGGACGAGCCACCCGTCGCCGAACCGTTATCGGACGATTTCCGCGACCGCCTGCGCGAACTCCCCCCGAGCGCCAAGCTGGTCGCCAAGGTACTGGAGACCGATTCGCCCCTCTCGCAGGGCCAACTCGCCGAGGAATCGCTTCTGCCCGACCGCACGGTTCGCTACGCGCTGAACCGCCTCGAAGAGCAGGACCTCGTCGATTCGCGCTACAGCTTTCAGGACGCGCGCAAGCAAGTCTACTTCCTCGACCGCTAA